Proteins from a genomic interval of Burkholderia cepacia GG4:
- the dtd gene encoding D-aminoacyl-tRNA deacylase, protein MIALIQRVRRADVRVGDRTTGEIGAGLLALVCAERGDTEAAADKLLAKLLGYRVFSDAAGKMNLPVSNIDGAGGAGGLLLVSQFTLAADTNSGLRPSFTPAAPPDEGARLFDYFVAAARERHPVVETGEFGADMQVSLVNDGPVTFWLQVRP, encoded by the coding sequence ATGATCGCGCTGATCCAGCGCGTGAGGCGTGCCGACGTGCGCGTCGGCGACCGCACGACGGGCGAGATCGGCGCGGGCCTCCTCGCGCTGGTCTGTGCGGAGCGCGGCGATACCGAGGCCGCGGCCGACAAGCTGCTCGCGAAGCTGCTCGGCTATCGCGTGTTCAGCGACGCGGCCGGCAAGATGAACCTGCCGGTGTCGAACATCGACGGTGCTGGCGGCGCCGGCGGCCTGCTGCTCGTGTCGCAGTTCACGCTGGCGGCCGATACCAACAGCGGGCTGCGCCCGAGCTTCACGCCGGCCGCGCCGCCCGATGAAGGTGCGCGCCTGTTCGACTATTTCGTCGCGGCCGCGCGCGAGCGCCATCCGGTCGTCGAGACGGGCGAGTTCGGCGCCGACATGCAGGTGTCGCTCGTCAACGACGGCCCCGTGACGTTCTGGCTGCAAGTGCGGCCCTGA
- the tyrS gene encoding tyrosine--tRNA ligase: MSTEPSSKPVFPITDEVRHALAVTKRGVDELLIEEEFAQKLARSAATNTPLRIKLGLDPTAPDIHIGHTVVLNKMRQLQDLGHTVIFLIGDFTSLIGDPSGRNATRPPLTREQIESNAKTYFEQAALVLDRDKTEIRYNSEWSMPLGADGMIKLASRYTVARILEREDFTKRFQGGVPISIHEFLYPLMQGYDSVALNADLELGGTDQKFNLLVGRELQKQYGQEQQCILTMPLLEGLDGVEKMSKSKGNYVGISEKPTDMFGKLMSISDTLMWRYFELLSFRSLDEIAGFKRDAEGGRNPRDFKVLLAQEIVARFHSQADAERALEDFNHRAKGGVPDDIPSITLAGAPLAIGQLLKQAGLVPSTSEALRNIEQGGVKIDGATVSDKGLKVEAGEFVVQVGKRRFARVTLTA; this comes from the coding sequence ATGAGCACCGAACCCAGTTCCAAGCCTGTTTTCCCGATCACCGACGAAGTCCGGCATGCGCTCGCCGTCACGAAGCGCGGCGTCGACGAGCTGCTGATCGAGGAAGAGTTCGCGCAGAAGCTCGCGCGCAGCGCGGCCACGAACACGCCGCTTCGCATCAAGCTCGGCCTCGACCCGACCGCGCCCGACATCCACATCGGCCATACGGTCGTGCTGAACAAGATGCGTCAGCTGCAGGACCTCGGCCACACGGTGATCTTCCTGATCGGCGATTTCACGTCGCTGATCGGCGATCCGTCGGGCCGCAATGCGACGCGTCCGCCGCTCACGCGCGAACAGATCGAATCGAACGCGAAGACCTACTTCGAACAGGCCGCGCTCGTGCTCGACCGCGACAAGACCGAGATCCGCTACAACAGCGAATGGTCGATGCCGCTCGGCGCGGACGGGATGATCAAGCTCGCGTCGCGCTACACGGTCGCGCGGATCCTCGAACGCGAGGACTTCACGAAGCGCTTCCAGGGCGGCGTGCCGATCTCGATCCACGAATTCCTGTACCCGCTGATGCAGGGCTACGACTCGGTCGCGCTGAACGCCGATCTCGAGCTCGGCGGCACCGACCAGAAGTTCAACCTGCTGGTCGGCCGTGAACTGCAGAAGCAGTACGGCCAGGAACAGCAGTGCATCCTGACGATGCCGCTGCTCGAAGGCCTCGACGGCGTCGAGAAGATGTCGAAGTCGAAGGGCAACTACGTCGGCATCAGCGAGAAGCCGACCGACATGTTCGGCAAGCTGATGAGCATCTCGGACACGCTGATGTGGCGTTACTTCGAGCTATTGTCGTTCCGTAGCCTGGACGAGATCGCCGGCTTCAAGCGCGACGCCGAAGGCGGCCGCAACCCGCGCGACTTCAAGGTGCTGCTCGCGCAGGAAATCGTCGCGCGCTTCCATTCGCAGGCCGATGCCGAGCGTGCGCTGGAGGACTTCAACCACCGTGCGAAGGGTGGCGTGCCGGACGATATCCCGTCGATCACGCTCGCGGGCGCGCCGCTCGCGATCGGCCAGTTGCTGAAGCAGGCGGGCCTCGTGCCGTCGACGAGCGAAGCGCTGCGCAACATCGAGCAGGGCGGCGTGAAGATCGACGGTGCGACCGTGTCCGACAAGGGCCTGAAGGTCGAGGCCGGCGAATTCGTCGTGCAGGTCGGCAAGCGCCGCTTCGCGCGCGTCACGCTGACCGCATGA
- a CDS encoding anhydro-N-acetylmuramic acid kinase, which produces MPQRHLQPAHPADGTYFGLMSGTSMDGVDGVAVRFETGRAPVVLAEAFVGFAQSLRDALFALQQPGDDEIDRESLAANALVTRYAVCCHELQRTAGLSRDEIRAIGVHGQTVRHRPERGYTRQLNNPALLAELTQVDVIADFRSRDVAAGGHGAPLAPAFHATVFGAPGETRVVCNLGGISNITILPGEGGDVRGFDCGPANALLDEWATRHLGKPYDDGGKFAARGTVHAPLLDVLLDEPYFAAPPPKSTGRDLFNPAWLDAKLAAFGQVAPEDVQATLTALTAVSVAREIAKHASGCKAVFVCGGGARNPVLLDALRHALHEAGVPATVDTTAALGVPPQQVEALAFAWLAYRFTARQPGNLATVTGAAGNRVLGALYPR; this is translated from the coding sequence GTGCCGCAACGACATCTGCAACCCGCCCATCCGGCCGACGGCACCTATTTCGGGCTGATGTCGGGAACCAGCATGGACGGCGTCGACGGCGTCGCCGTGCGTTTCGAAACCGGCCGCGCGCCGGTCGTGCTCGCGGAAGCGTTCGTCGGCTTTGCGCAATCGCTGCGCGACGCGCTGTTCGCGCTGCAACAGCCCGGTGACGACGAGATCGACCGCGAATCGCTCGCGGCGAACGCGCTCGTCACGCGCTATGCGGTGTGCTGCCACGAATTGCAGCGCACGGCCGGGCTGTCGCGCGACGAGATCCGCGCGATCGGCGTGCACGGCCAGACGGTGCGCCATCGCCCCGAGCGTGGCTACACGCGCCAGCTCAACAATCCGGCGCTGCTCGCCGAGCTGACCCAGGTCGACGTGATCGCCGATTTCCGCAGCCGCGATGTCGCCGCCGGCGGCCACGGCGCGCCGCTCGCGCCGGCGTTCCATGCGACGGTGTTCGGTGCGCCGGGCGAAACACGCGTCGTCTGCAATCTCGGCGGGATCAGCAACATCACGATCCTGCCGGGCGAAGGCGGCGACGTGCGCGGCTTCGACTGCGGCCCCGCGAACGCGCTGCTCGACGAATGGGCGACCCGCCATCTGGGCAAGCCGTACGACGACGGCGGCAAGTTCGCCGCGCGCGGCACCGTGCACGCGCCGCTGCTCGACGTGCTGCTCGACGAGCCGTATTTCGCCGCGCCGCCGCCGAAAAGCACCGGCCGCGACCTGTTCAATCCCGCATGGCTCGACGCGAAGCTCGCTGCGTTCGGCCAAGTTGCGCCGGAGGACGTACAGGCGACCCTCACCGCACTGACCGCCGTGTCGGTCGCACGCGAGATCGCCAAACACGCATCGGGCTGCAAGGCCGTCTTCGTCTGCGGCGGCGGCGCACGCAACCCGGTGCTGCTCGACGCGCTCCGGCACGCGCTGCACGAGGCCGGCGTGCCGGCCACCGTCGATACGACGGCCGCGCTCGGCGTGCCGCCGCAGCAGGTCGAGGCGCTCGCGTTCGCGTGGCTCGCCTACCGCTTCACCGCGCGCCAGCCCGGCAATCTCGCGACGGTCACCGGCGCCGCCGGCAACCGCGTGCTCGGCGCGCTCTATCCGCGCTGA
- the erpA gene encoding iron-sulfur cluster insertion protein ErpA: MNAVTESAATTTDMPLPFVFTDAAADKVKQLIDEEGNPDLKLRVFVQGGGCSGFQYGFTFDEEVNEDDTVMNKNGVQLLIDSMSYQYLVGAEIDYKDDLNGAQFVIKNPNATTTCGCGSSFSV; encoded by the coding sequence ATGAACGCTGTTACCGAATCCGCAGCAACGACGACCGATATGCCGCTGCCGTTCGTCTTCACCGACGCCGCGGCCGACAAGGTCAAGCAACTGATCGACGAAGAGGGCAACCCCGACCTGAAGCTGCGCGTGTTCGTGCAGGGTGGCGGCTGCTCGGGCTTCCAGTATGGCTTCACGTTCGACGAGGAAGTCAACGAGGACGACACCGTGATGAACAAGAACGGCGTCCAGCTCCTGATCGACTCGATGAGCTACCAGTACCTGGTCGGCGCCGAGATCGACTACAAGGACGACCTCAACGGCGCCCAGTTCGTGATCAAGAACCCGAACGCGACCACCACCTGCGGGTGCGGTTCGTCGTTCTCGGTCTGA
- the rpsI gene encoding 30S ribosomal protein S9, with protein sequence MIGNWNYGTGRRKSAVARVFIKAGKGDIIVNGKPIADYFSRETSLMIVRQPLELTNHGQTFDIKVNVNGGGETGQAGAVRHGITRALIDYDATLKPSLSSAGFVTRDAREVERKKVGLRKARRAKQFSKR encoded by the coding sequence ATGATCGGTAACTGGAACTACGGTACGGGCCGCCGCAAGAGCGCAGTCGCACGTGTCTTCATCAAGGCTGGCAAGGGCGACATCATCGTCAACGGCAAGCCCATCGCTGACTACTTCTCGCGCGAAACGTCGCTGATGATCGTGCGTCAACCGCTGGAACTCACGAACCACGGCCAGACGTTCGACATCAAGGTGAACGTGAACGGCGGCGGTGAAACGGGTCAGGCAGGCGCAGTGCGCCACGGCATCACCCGCGCACTGATCGACTACGATGCGACGCTCAAGCCGTCGCTGTCGAGCGCAGGCTTCGTCACGCGCGATGCGCGTGAAGTCGAGCGTAAGAAGGTCGGTCTGCGCAAGGCACGCCGCGCAAAGCAGTTCTCGAAGCGTTAA
- the rplM gene encoding 50S ribosomal protein L13 produces MKTFSAKAHEVTREWYVIDATDKVLGRVASEVARRLRGKHKPEFTPHVDTGDFIIIVNASKLKVTGNKTLDKKYYRHSGYPGGIYETTFGKMQERFPGRALEKAVKGMLPKGPLGYAMIKKLKVYAEATHPHSAQQPKALEI; encoded by the coding sequence ATGAAGACGTTTTCCGCAAAAGCCCATGAGGTGACGCGCGAATGGTACGTGATTGACGCGACGGATAAGGTTCTCGGCCGTGTTGCCAGCGAAGTGGCACGCCGTCTGCGCGGCAAGCACAAGCCTGAGTTCACTCCGCACGTCGATACTGGTGATTTCATCATCATCGTCAATGCGAGCAAGTTGAAGGTCACGGGCAACAAGACTCTCGACAAGAAGTACTACCGTCACTCGGGCTACCCGGGCGGTATCTATGAAACGACGTTCGGCAAGATGCAAGAACGCTTCCCGGGCCGTGCGCTCGAGAAGGCGGTCAAGGGCATGCTGCCGAAGGGCCCGCTCGGCTACGCGATGATCAAGAAGCTGAAGGTCTACGCAGAAGCGACGCATCCGCATTCGGCTCAACAGCCGAAGGCGCTCGAGATCTAA
- a CDS encoding DUF1090 family protein has protein sequence MMKQRLTPFLAAALLAAAAPAVAARTGCEAKLDALDARIADARGAHAEDRIARLRAVRERVRHFCARGHGHASGAHAPAPAAHSTDTLPGAASQPAARRPA, from the coding sequence ATGATGAAACAACGACTTACGCCCTTTCTCGCAGCTGCGTTGCTGGCCGCCGCGGCGCCCGCCGTCGCAGCCCGGACCGGCTGCGAGGCCAAGCTCGACGCCCTCGATGCCCGTATCGCCGACGCCCGGGGCGCCCATGCCGAGGATCGCATTGCCCGCCTACGTGCGGTACGCGAGCGCGTACGCCACTTCTGCGCGCGCGGCCACGGCCATGCGTCGGGCGCACACGCTCCCGCGCCGGCCGCACATTCGACTGACACGCTGCCAGGCGCGGCATCGCAACCGGCCGCACGACGGCCCGCGTAA
- a CDS encoding OsmC family protein — MPDRIRIRQRWSASMECKVSWMGQDGMAFSAQTGSGHLVAMDGAPEGGGHNLAPRPMEMVLVGTGGCTAYDVVLILKKSRQEVTGCSVTLKAERASEDPKVFTKVHFHFTVTGHNLNPATVERAINLSHDKYCSASIMIAKTAELTHSFDIVAV; from the coding sequence ATGCCGGATCGAATCCGAATCAGGCAACGCTGGAGTGCAAGCATGGAATGCAAAGTAAGCTGGATGGGTCAGGACGGCATGGCGTTTTCGGCCCAGACCGGAAGCGGGCATCTCGTCGCGATGGACGGCGCGCCGGAAGGCGGCGGCCACAACCTCGCACCGCGCCCGATGGAAATGGTGCTGGTCGGCACCGGCGGCTGCACCGCGTATGACGTCGTGCTGATCCTGAAGAAGAGCCGCCAGGAAGTCACCGGCTGCTCGGTCACGCTGAAGGCCGAACGCGCGAGCGAGGATCCGAAGGTGTTCACCAAGGTTCACTTCCACTTCACCGTCACGGGCCACAACCTGAACCCGGCCACGGTCGAGCGCGCGATCAACCTGTCGCACGACAAGTATTGCTCCGCGTCGATCATGATCGCGAAGACGGCCGAACTCACGCATTCGTTCGACATCGTCGCGGTCTGA
- a CDS encoding DUF3025 domain-containing protein gives MTGTPPRAAGQTAGGGAAAFARIDWSAPWLAHYAELGRTLQAAALAGEAALLDALNGALRDGARVSGRGRPLRFVPQAELPPGVAYETHIADTGGVPTRHNLHDFFNALVWFAYPRTKAALNARQAAAIDAAGGVGPVRGTLRDALTLFDENAALVVTADRALADALRGFDWQQLLVAARAAWGVRCEARLVGHALLEKLVVPYKSCTAHTWIVDVSDDYFTWPDAQRAAHVDAWIAGAIATRDLTSRDFSPLPVLGVPGWCDANVAPAFYDDPAVFRSGRRSRTARDGAQC, from the coding sequence GTGACCGGCACGCCGCCGCGCGCGGCCGGCCAGACGGCCGGCGGCGGTGCGGCGGCGTTCGCGCGGATCGACTGGTCCGCGCCGTGGCTCGCGCATTACGCCGAGCTGGGTCGCACGCTGCAGGCGGCCGCGCTCGCGGGCGAGGCCGCGCTGCTCGATGCATTGAACGGCGCGCTGCGCGACGGCGCTCGCGTCAGCGGCCGCGGCCGGCCCTTGCGCTTCGTGCCGCAGGCCGAGCTGCCGCCCGGCGTCGCGTACGAAACCCATATCGCTGACACCGGCGGCGTCCCGACCCGCCACAATCTCCACGACTTCTTCAATGCGCTCGTCTGGTTCGCGTATCCGCGCACCAAGGCCGCGCTGAACGCACGCCAGGCCGCGGCGATCGACGCAGCGGGCGGCGTCGGGCCGGTGCGCGGCACGCTGCGCGATGCGCTCACGCTGTTCGACGAGAACGCCGCGCTCGTCGTGACGGCCGACCGCGCGCTCGCCGACGCGCTGCGCGGCTTTGACTGGCAGCAACTGCTGGTGGCGGCGCGCGCCGCATGGGGCGTGCGCTGCGAGGCGCGGCTCGTCGGCCATGCGCTGCTCGAGAAGCTGGTCGTGCCTTACAAATCCTGCACCGCGCATACGTGGATCGTCGACGTGAGCGACGACTATTTCACGTGGCCCGACGCGCAGCGGGCCGCGCACGTCGATGCATGGATTGCCGGCGCAATTGCGACCCGCGACCTGACGAGCCGCGATTTCTCGCCGCTCCCGGTGCTCGGCGTGCCGGGCTGGTGCGACGCGAACGTCGCCCCTGCGTTCTACGACGATCCGGCCGTTTTTCGCAGCGGCCGCCGCTCGCGCACTGCCCGCGACGGCGCGCAGTGCTAG
- the pyrC gene encoding dihydroorotase — translation MTASNASSPATLTLARPDDLHLHLRDGDMLAAVLPHTARQFARAIVMPNLKPPVTTTAHAQAYRERILAALPAGMTFEPLMTLYLTDNTSPDEIRRARDSGFVHGVKLYPAGATTNSDHGVSDLAKCAKTLETMQETGMPLLVHGEATDPSIDVFDREKVFIDRVMTPLRRDFPGLKVVFEHITTKDAADYVRDADAAPGLLGATITPQHLLYSRNALFVGGIRPHYYCLPVLKRETHRVALVEAATSGNPRFFLGTDSAPHARDAKETACGCAGCYTALHALELYAEAFDQAGALDKLENFASRFGADFYGLPHSTETVTLRRETWELPREVFAGDTPVVPLRAGETIGWKFA, via the coding sequence ATGACTGCCTCGAACGCTTCCTCTCCGGCGACGCTCACGCTCGCCCGTCCCGACGACCTGCACCTGCACCTGCGCGACGGCGACATGCTGGCCGCCGTGCTGCCGCACACCGCGCGCCAGTTCGCCCGCGCGATCGTCATGCCGAACCTGAAGCCGCCGGTGACGACCACTGCGCACGCGCAGGCCTATCGCGAGCGGATCCTCGCCGCGCTGCCGGCCGGGATGACGTTCGAGCCGCTGATGACGCTGTACCTGACCGACAACACGTCGCCTGACGAGATCCGTCGCGCGCGCGACAGCGGCTTCGTGCACGGCGTGAAGCTGTATCCGGCCGGCGCGACCACGAACTCCGACCACGGCGTCAGCGATCTCGCGAAGTGCGCGAAGACGCTCGAGACGATGCAGGAAACCGGCATGCCGCTGCTCGTGCACGGCGAGGCGACTGATCCGTCGATCGACGTGTTCGATCGCGAGAAGGTGTTCATCGACCGCGTGATGACGCCGCTGCGCCGCGATTTCCCGGGCCTGAAGGTCGTGTTCGAGCACATCACGACGAAGGACGCGGCCGACTACGTGCGCGACGCCGACGCGGCGCCGGGCCTGCTCGGCGCGACGATCACCCCGCAGCACCTGCTGTACAGCCGCAACGCGCTGTTCGTCGGCGGGATTCGCCCGCATTACTACTGCCTGCCCGTGCTGAAGCGCGAAACGCACCGTGTCGCGCTCGTCGAGGCCGCGACGTCGGGCAACCCGCGCTTCTTCCTCGGTACCGACAGCGCGCCGCACGCGCGCGACGCGAAGGAAACCGCGTGTGGCTGCGCGGGCTGCTACACGGCGCTGCACGCGCTCGAGCTGTATGCGGAGGCGTTCGACCAGGCCGGCGCGCTCGACAAGCTGGAAAATTTCGCGAGCCGCTTCGGCGCCGATTTCTACGGGCTGCCGCACAGCACCGAGACGGTCACGCTGCGCCGCGAGACATGGGAACTGCCGCGCGAGGTCTTCGCGGGCGATACGCCGGTCGTGCCGCTGCGCGCCGGCGAGACGATCGGCTGGAAGTTCGCGTGA
- a CDS encoding class II glutamine amidotransferase, translated as MCQLLGMNCAAPTDVTFSFTGFAARGGLTDHHADGWGIAFFEDKACRLFIDQQASATSPIAEMVKRYPIKSKNTIAHIRKATQGHILLENSHPFMRELWGRHWIFAHNGDLQDYEPDLDGSVYHPVGTTDSEKAFCVLMQGLREAFPGAQPPLPELFERVGELTRGITDHGVFNFLMSNGQALFAHCSTRLHYLVRRWPFSTAHLVDEDLSIDFAKYTTPEDRVAVIATQPLTDNEVWTSFEPGELIMFQCGDVAARMQIPVPERVLEKLRNPALDASASAPCGARREALAAGAADDADDPIDF; from the coding sequence ATGTGCCAACTGCTAGGAATGAACTGCGCCGCGCCGACGGACGTCACATTCTCCTTCACAGGTTTCGCGGCCCGGGGCGGCCTCACGGATCACCATGCCGACGGCTGGGGGATCGCGTTCTTCGAGGACAAGGCCTGCCGCCTGTTCATCGACCAGCAGGCCTCGGCCACGTCGCCGATCGCCGAAATGGTGAAGCGCTACCCGATCAAGTCCAAGAACACGATCGCGCACATCCGCAAGGCCACGCAGGGTCACATCCTGCTCGAGAACAGCCACCCGTTCATGCGCGAGCTGTGGGGGCGGCACTGGATCTTCGCGCATAACGGCGATCTGCAGGACTACGAACCCGACCTCGACGGCAGCGTCTACCACCCGGTCGGCACGACCGACAGCGAGAAGGCGTTCTGCGTGCTGATGCAGGGGCTGCGCGAAGCGTTCCCCGGCGCGCAGCCGCCGTTGCCGGAGCTGTTCGAGCGCGTCGGCGAGCTGACGCGCGGCATCACCGATCACGGCGTGTTCAACTTCCTGATGTCGAACGGCCAGGCGCTCTTCGCGCACTGCTCGACGCGGCTGCACTACCTCGTGCGGCGCTGGCCGTTCTCGACCGCGCATCTGGTCGATGAAGACCTGTCGATCGACTTCGCGAAATACACGACGCCCGAGGACCGCGTCGCGGTGATCGCCACGCAGCCGCTCACCGACAACGAGGTCTGGACTTCGTTCGAACCGGGCGAGCTGATCATGTTCCAGTGCGGCGACGTCGCCGCGCGGATGCAGATTCCGGTGCCCGAACGCGTGCTCGAGAAGCTGCGCAACCCGGCGCTCGACGCATCGGCGTCCGCGCCCTGCGGTGCGCGTCGCGAGGCGCTTGCGGCCGGCGCCGCGGACGACGCCGACGACCCGATCGATTTCTGA
- a CDS encoding amino acid ABC transporter ATP-binding protein — protein sequence MISIKNVSKWYGQFQVLADCTTEVKKGEVVVVCGPSGSGKSTLIKTVNGLEPFQQGEILVNGQSVGDKKTNLSKLRSKVGMVFQHFELFPHLSITENLTLAQIKVLGRGKDEAAEKGMKLLDRVGLKAHAHKFPGQLSGGQQQRVAIARALSMDPIAMLFDEPTSALDPEMINEVLDVMVELAQEGMTMMVVTHEMGFAKKVAHRVIFMDKGAIVEDDRKDDFFSNPKSDRAKDFLAKILH from the coding sequence ATGATTTCCATCAAGAACGTTTCGAAGTGGTACGGCCAGTTTCAGGTCCTCGCCGATTGCACGACCGAGGTGAAGAAAGGCGAGGTGGTCGTCGTGTGCGGCCCGTCGGGCTCGGGCAAGTCGACGCTGATCAAGACCGTGAACGGCCTCGAGCCGTTCCAGCAGGGCGAGATCCTCGTCAACGGCCAGTCGGTCGGCGACAAGAAGACGAACCTGTCGAAGCTGCGCTCGAAGGTCGGGATGGTGTTCCAGCATTTCGAGTTGTTTCCGCACCTGTCGATCACCGAGAACCTGACGCTCGCGCAGATCAAGGTGCTCGGCCGCGGCAAGGACGAGGCGGCGGAGAAGGGCATGAAGCTGCTCGATCGCGTCGGCCTGAAGGCGCATGCGCACAAGTTTCCGGGCCAGCTGTCGGGCGGCCAGCAGCAGCGGGTCGCGATCGCGCGCGCGTTGTCGATGGACCCGATCGCGATGCTGTTCGACGAACCGACGTCCGCGCTCGATCCGGAGATGATCAACGAAGTGCTCGACGTGATGGTCGAACTCGCGCAGGAAGGGATGACGATGATGGTCGTCACGCACGAAATGGGCTTCGCGAAGAAGGTCGCCCATCGCGTGATCTTCATGGACAAGGGCGCGATCGTCGAGGACGACCGCAAGGACGATTTCTTCTCGAATCCGAAGTCGGATCGCGCGAAGGACTTCCTCGCGAAGATCCTGCACTGA
- the gltK gene encoding glutamate/aspartate ABC transporter permease GltK, with amino-acid sequence MHQFDWSSIPGAIPTLWTGAIVTFKITLIAIVVGIVWGTLLALLRLSGVKPLAWFAKAYVTVFRSIPLVMVLLWFFLIVPQVLQGVLGLSPTIDIRLASAMVAFSLFEAAYYSEIIRAGIQAVPRGQVNAAFALGMNYAQAMRLVILPQAFRAMVPLLLTQAIVLFQDTSLVYVISLADFFRTAANVGDRDGTTVEMVLFAGACYFVICSVASALVKGLQKKVTR; translated from the coding sequence ATGCATCAGTTCGACTGGAGTAGTATTCCCGGCGCGATACCGACGCTGTGGACGGGTGCGATCGTCACGTTCAAGATCACGCTGATCGCGATCGTCGTCGGCATCGTCTGGGGCACGCTGCTGGCGCTGCTGCGGCTGTCCGGCGTGAAGCCGCTCGCGTGGTTCGCGAAAGCGTACGTGACGGTGTTCCGCTCGATCCCGCTCGTGATGGTGCTGCTGTGGTTCTTCCTGATCGTGCCGCAGGTGCTGCAGGGCGTGCTCGGGCTGTCGCCGACGATCGACATCCGGCTTGCCTCGGCGATGGTCGCGTTCTCGCTGTTCGAAGCCGCGTATTATTCCGAGATCATCCGCGCCGGCATCCAGGCGGTGCCGCGCGGGCAGGTGAACGCCGCGTTCGCGCTCGGCATGAACTACGCGCAGGCGATGCGCCTCGTGATCCTGCCGCAGGCATTCCGCGCGATGGTGCCGCTGCTGCTCACGCAGGCGATCGTCCTGTTCCAGGATACGTCGCTCGTATACGTGATCAGTCTCGCGGACTTCTTCCGCACGGCCGCCAACGTCGGCGATCGCGACGGCACGACCGTCGAGATGGTCCTGTTCGCGGGTGCATGCTATTTCGTGATTTGCTCGGTGGCGTCTGCCCTCGTCAAAGGTCTCCAGAAAAAGGTCACAAGATGA
- a CDS encoding amino acid ABC transporter permease, whose protein sequence is MSYHWNWGIFLSPVSTGEPTTYFGWLMSGFWVTLEVSLVAWVIALIVGSLFGVLRTVPNQWLSALGTVYVSIFRNIPLIVQFFVWYLVVPELLPAAIGTWIKQLPPGTQFFTASIICLGLFTGARVCEQVRAGINALPKGQRAAGLAMGFTQWQTYRYVLLPVAYRIIVPPLTSEFLNIFKNSAVASTIGLLDLSAQARQLVDYTAQTYESFIAVTLAYVIINLVVMAFMRWIEGRTRLPGYIGGK, encoded by the coding sequence ATGTCTTACCACTGGAACTGGGGCATCTTCCTGAGCCCCGTCTCGACCGGCGAGCCGACGACTTACTTCGGATGGCTGATGTCCGGCTTCTGGGTGACGCTCGAGGTGTCGCTCGTCGCCTGGGTCATCGCGCTGATCGTCGGCTCGCTGTTCGGCGTGCTGCGCACGGTGCCGAACCAATGGCTCTCCGCGCTCGGCACCGTGTACGTGTCGATCTTCCGGAACATCCCGCTGATCGTGCAGTTTTTCGTCTGGTACCTCGTCGTGCCCGAGTTGCTGCCCGCAGCGATCGGTACCTGGATCAAGCAGTTGCCGCCCGGCACGCAGTTCTTCACCGCGTCGATCATCTGTCTCGGCCTGTTCACCGGCGCGCGCGTGTGCGAACAGGTGCGCGCCGGGATCAACGCGCTGCCGAAGGGGCAGCGCGCGGCCGGCCTCGCGATGGGCTTCACGCAATGGCAGACGTACCGCTACGTGCTGCTGCCGGTTGCGTACCGGATCATCGTGCCGCCGCTCACGTCCGAGTTCCTGAACATCTTCAAGAACTCGGCGGTGGCGTCGACGATCGGCCTGCTCGACCTGTCCGCGCAGGCGCGCCAGCTCGTCGACTACACCGCGCAGACCTACGAGTCGTTCATCGCGGTCACGCTCGCGTACGTGATCATCAACCTCGTCGTGATGGCGTTCATGCGCTGGATCGAAGGCCGCACGCGGCTGCCCGGCTACATCGGAGGCAAGTGA